One genomic window of Magnolia sinica isolate HGM2019 chromosome 3, MsV1, whole genome shotgun sequence includes the following:
- the LOC131241542 gene encoding uncharacterized protein LOC131241542 produces MSIAMLIYTGLSLHFLPFPKPHQYHYHTKVISLFFRSLDISKPYIPALFPIGQKLEMGLYLLHERSRSTVLIIEFVYSSGDDRYGQPTIIGSFGKTGVPNSDAWIFVFKNDRPEELDARKQFYGAASALHRSCTKLAKSPTYWALILMTYYSWQCRIFEFAT; encoded by the exons ATGTCTATTGCAATGTTAATATACACTGGTCTTAGTTTGCATTTTCTACCCTTCCCAAAGCCACACCAATACCACTATCATACAAAAGTAATATCACTGTTTTTCAGGTCTCTGGACATTTCTAAACCTTACATTCCTGCCCTGTTTCCCATCGGTCAAAAACTTGAAATGGGTCTCTATCTCTTGCATGAAAGATCaagatcaacggtcttgatcatcGAATTTGTGTACAGTAGCGGAG ATGATAGATATGGACAACCTACAATAATTGGATCATTTGGTAAAACTGGAGTACCCAACTCAGATGCTTGGATATTTGT CTTCAAGAATGATCGTCCAGAAGAATTGGATGCTAGGAAACAGTTCTATGGGGCAGCATCTGCACTGCACAGGTCATGCACCAAGCTAGCAAAGTCCCCTACTTATTGGGCCTTGATTCTCATGACCTATTACAGCTGGCAATGCAGAATTTTTGAGTTTGCCACTTGA